A single Pseudomonas brassicacearum DNA region contains:
- the choV gene encoding choline ABC transporter ATP-binding protein yields MSTIRFEDVDVIFAKDPREALKLLDQGMTRNEILKKTGQIVGVEKASLDIEKGEICVLMGLSGSGKSSLLRCINGLNTVSRGKLFVEHDGRQIDIASCTPAELKMMRTKRIAMVFQKFALMPWLTVRENISFGLEMQGRPEKERRKLVDEKLELVGLTQWRNKKPDELSGGMQQRVGLARALAMDADILLMDEPFSALDPLIRQGLQDELLELQRKLSKTIVFVSHDLDEALKLGSRIAIMKDGRIIQYSKPEEIVLNPADDYVRTFVAHTNPLNVLCGRSLMRTLDNCKRINGSVCLDPGGDSWLDLAEGNTIKGARQNGAALDLQNWVPGQAVEELGRRPTLVDSNIGMRDALQIRYQTGNKLVLHDNQQVVGILGDSELYHALLGKNLG; encoded by the coding sequence ATGAGCACCATTCGTTTTGAAGACGTCGACGTGATCTTCGCCAAGGATCCACGCGAGGCCCTGAAACTGCTCGACCAAGGCATGACCCGCAACGAAATCCTGAAGAAAACCGGGCAAATCGTCGGCGTGGAAAAAGCCAGCCTGGACATCGAGAAAGGCGAAATCTGCGTCTTGATGGGCCTGTCCGGCTCCGGCAAATCCAGCCTGCTGCGCTGCATCAACGGTCTGAACACCGTCAGCCGCGGCAAGCTGTTCGTCGAACACGACGGCCGGCAGATCGACATCGCCTCCTGTACCCCCGCCGAACTGAAGATGATGCGCACAAAGCGCATCGCCATGGTGTTCCAGAAGTTCGCCCTGATGCCCTGGCTCACGGTGCGCGAGAACATCAGCTTCGGTCTGGAAATGCAGGGCCGTCCAGAGAAAGAACGCCGCAAGCTGGTGGATGAGAAGCTGGAGCTGGTGGGCCTGACCCAGTGGCGCAACAAGAAGCCCGACGAATTGTCCGGCGGCATGCAGCAACGGGTCGGCCTGGCCCGCGCCCTGGCGATGGACGCCGACATCCTGCTGATGGACGAACCCTTCTCCGCCCTTGACCCGCTGATCCGCCAGGGCCTGCAGGACGAACTGCTGGAGCTGCAACGCAAGCTGAGCAAGACCATCGTGTTCGTCAGCCACGACCTCGACGAAGCCCTGAAGCTGGGCAGCCGTATCGCGATCATGAAAGACGGCCGGATCATCCAGTACAGCAAGCCGGAAGAAATCGTACTGAACCCGGCGGATGACTATGTGCGCACCTTCGTCGCCCACACCAACCCGCTCAACGTCCTGTGCGGTCGCAGCCTGATGCGCACCCTGGACAACTGCAAGCGCATCAACGGTTCAGTGTGCCTGGACCCGGGCGGCGATTCCTGGCTCGACCTGGCCGAAGGCAACACCATCAAGGGCGCCCGGCAGAACGGCGCGGCGCTGGACCTGCAAAACTGGGTACCGGGCCAAGCCGTCGAAGAGCTGGGCCGACGTCCGACCCTGGTGGACTCCAACATCGGCATGCGCGACGCGTTGCAGATTCGCTACCAGACCGGCAACAAACTGGTGCTCCACGATAACCAACAAGTCGTCGGGATCCTGGGCGACAGCGAGCTGTACCACGCACTGCTCGGCAAAAACCTGGGCTAA
- the betI gene encoding transcriptional regulator BetI, whose amino-acid sequence MPKVGMQPIRRQQLIEATLQAVDQVGMGDASIALIARLAGVSNGIISHYFQDKNGLIAATAQYLMTVLSENVTARRQALEDASPRAHLKVIIEGNFDASQVNGPAMKTWLAFWATSMHHPSLHRLQRINDHRLYSNLCCQFRRVLPVDQARSAARGLAALIDGLWLRGALSGDAFDTAQAHQIAYEYMDFQLAKAGAPEHTEPLDS is encoded by the coding sequence ATGCCCAAGGTCGGTATGCAACCCATCCGCCGCCAACAACTGATCGAAGCCACGTTGCAAGCGGTCGATCAAGTCGGCATGGGGGACGCCAGCATTGCGCTGATCGCCCGTTTGGCCGGTGTCTCCAACGGCATCATCAGTCACTACTTTCAGGACAAGAATGGCCTGATCGCGGCCACGGCCCAGTACCTGATGACTGTCCTGAGCGAGAACGTCACCGCGCGCCGCCAGGCACTGGAGGACGCAAGCCCCCGGGCTCACCTGAAGGTGATCATCGAAGGCAACTTCGACGCCAGCCAGGTCAACGGCCCGGCAATGAAAACCTGGCTGGCCTTCTGGGCCACCAGCATGCACCACCCGTCTTTGCACAGGTTGCAGCGGATCAACGATCACCGTCTGTATTCCAACCTGTGTTGCCAGTTCCGCCGCGTGTTGCCCGTTGATCAGGCACGCAGCGCGGCACGGGGCCTGGCCGCGCTGATTGACGGCTTGTGGCTGCGCGGAGCGCTGTCGGGAGACGCGTTCGATACCGCCCAGGCGCACCAGATCGCTTACGAATACATGGATTTCCAACTGGCCAAAGCAGGGGCGCCAGAGCACACAGAACCGCTCGACTCCTGA
- the betB gene encoding betaine-aldehyde dehydrogenase: MARFELQKLYIDGAYSDASGDATFEAINPANGEVLAQVQRATFEDVERAVVSAEKGQKVWAAMTAMQRSRILRRAVDILRERNDELAALETLDTGKAYSETRYVDIVTGADVLEYYAGLVPAIEGEQVPLRTTSFVYTRREPLGVVAGIGAWNYPIQIALWKSAPALAAGNAMIFKPSEVTSLTTLKLAEIYTEAGVPAGVFNVLTGSGREVGTWLTEHPRIEKISFTGGTDTGKKVMASASSSSLKDVTMELGGKSPLIIFDDADLDRAADTAMMANFYSSGQVCTNGTRVFVPSHLKAAFEAKIAERVARIRIGNPEDENTNFGPLVSFAHMESVLGYIEKGKAEGARLLCGGSRLTDGELAKGAFVAPTVFTDCTDEMTIVREEIFGPVMSILTYDTEEEVIRRANDTDFGLAAGVVTRDLNRAHRVIHQLEAGICWINAWGESAAEMPVGGYKQSGVGRENGISSLNNFTRIKSVQVELGDYTSVF; encoded by the coding sequence ATGGCCCGTTTCGAACTGCAAAAACTCTACATCGATGGCGCGTACAGCGATGCCAGCGGCGACGCTACTTTCGAAGCCATCAACCCTGCCAACGGTGAAGTCCTTGCCCAAGTGCAGCGTGCGACGTTCGAGGACGTCGAGCGCGCCGTGGTCAGCGCCGAAAAAGGCCAGAAGGTCTGGGCCGCCATGACCGCCATGCAGCGTTCGCGCATCCTGCGTCGCGCCGTGGACATCCTGCGCGAGCGCAACGATGAGTTGGCCGCCCTGGAAACCCTGGACACTGGCAAGGCCTACTCCGAAACCCGCTACGTCGACATCGTCACCGGCGCCGACGTGCTGGAATACTACGCCGGCCTGGTGCCAGCCATCGAAGGCGAGCAGGTTCCGCTGCGTACAACTTCATTCGTCTACACCCGTCGCGAGCCCCTGGGCGTGGTGGCCGGTATCGGCGCATGGAACTACCCGATCCAGATCGCCCTGTGGAAATCCGCCCCGGCCCTGGCAGCCGGTAACGCGATGATCTTCAAGCCGAGCGAAGTCACCTCGCTGACCACCCTGAAACTGGCCGAGATCTACACCGAGGCCGGCGTCCCAGCGGGCGTGTTCAACGTACTGACCGGCAGCGGCCGTGAAGTCGGCACCTGGCTGACCGAGCACCCGCGCATCGAGAAAATCTCCTTCACCGGTGGCACCGACACCGGCAAGAAGGTCATGGCCAGCGCCTCGAGCTCTTCGCTCAAGGACGTGACCATGGAACTGGGCGGCAAGTCGCCGCTGATCATCTTCGACGACGCCGACCTGGATCGCGCCGCCGACACCGCGATGATGGCCAACTTCTACAGCTCCGGCCAGGTCTGCACCAACGGCACCCGCGTGTTCGTGCCGAGCCACCTCAAGGCGGCCTTCGAAGCCAAGATCGCCGAGCGCGTGGCGCGCATCCGCATTGGCAACCCAGAGGACGAAAACACCAACTTCGGCCCGCTGGTGAGCTTCGCCCACATGGAAAGCGTGCTGGGCTATATCGAGAAAGGCAAAGCCGAAGGCGCGCGCCTGCTGTGCGGCGGCAGTCGCCTGACCGACGGCGAATTGGCCAAGGGCGCCTTTGTCGCCCCGACCGTGTTCACCGATTGCACCGACGAGATGACCATCGTGCGTGAGGAAATCTTCGGCCCGGTGATGAGCATCCTCACCTACGACACCGAAGAAGAAGTGATCCGCCGCGCCAACGACACCGACTTCGGCCTGGCCGCCGGCGTCGTCACCCGCGACCTGAACCGTGCCCACCGTGTGATCCACCAGCTCGAAGCCGGCATCTGCTGGATCAATGCCTGGGGTGAATCGGCGGCTGAAATGCCGGTCGGTGGCTACAAGCAATCGGGCGTGGGCCGGGAGAATGGCATCAGCTCGCTGAACAACTTCACCCGCATCAAATCGGTACAGGTCGAGCTGGGCGATTACACGTCGGTGTTCTGA
- the betA gene encoding choline dehydrogenase — protein sequence MSQTFDYIIIGAGSAGNTLATRLTEDEGVTVLLLEAGGPDYRLDFRTQMPAALAFPLQGRRYNWAYETDPEPHMNGRRMECGRGKGLGGSSLINGMCYIRGNALDYDNWAKLPGLEDWTYLDCLPYFRKAETRDIGPNDYHGGEGPVSVTTPKAGNNPLFHAMVEAGVQAGYPRTEDLNGYQQEGFGPMDRTVTPNGRRASTARGYLDIAKKRSTLTIVTHALTDKIIFEGKRAVGVRYLVGAAEERVEARARKEVLLCSGAIASPQILQRSGVGPAKLLESLDIPVVHDLPGVGENLQDHLELYLQYACTQPVSLYPSLLWYNQPAIGAEWLFNGTGIGASNQFEAGGFIRTRPDFDWPNIQYHFLPVAINYNGSNGVKEHGFQAHMGSMRSPSRGRIQAKSKDPRQHPSILFNYMATEQDWQEFRDGIRLTREIMQQPALDPFRGREISPGIEVQTDEQLDQFIREHAETAFHPSCSCKMGTDDMAVVDGEGRVHGMQGLRVVDASIMPIITTGNLNAPTIMMAEKIADKIRGRKPLPRSTAPYFVAGDAPVRGKPLREVGPSAQ from the coding sequence ATGTCCCAAACATTCGATTACATCATCATCGGCGCCGGTTCGGCCGGTAACACCCTGGCCACCCGCCTGACCGAAGACGAAGGCGTCACCGTCCTGCTGCTCGAAGCCGGCGGCCCGGACTATCGCCTGGACTTCCGCACGCAAATGCCCGCTGCCCTGGCGTTCCCGCTGCAAGGCCGGCGCTACAACTGGGCCTACGAGACCGACCCGGAGCCGCACATGAACGGTCGCCGCATGGAGTGCGGTCGCGGCAAGGGCCTGGGCGGTTCTTCGCTGATCAACGGCATGTGCTACATCCGCGGCAACGCCCTGGACTATGACAACTGGGCCAAGCTGCCGGGCCTGGAAGACTGGACCTACCTCGATTGCCTGCCATATTTCCGCAAAGCCGAAACCCGCGACATCGGCCCGAACGACTACCACGGTGGGGAAGGCCCGGTCAGCGTGACCACACCCAAGGCCGGTAACAACCCGCTGTTCCACGCCATGGTCGAAGCTGGCGTGCAGGCCGGTTACCCGCGTACCGAAGACCTCAACGGCTACCAGCAGGAAGGCTTCGGCCCGATGGACCGTACCGTCACGCCCAATGGCCGTCGTGCCAGTACCGCGCGCGGATACCTGGACATCGCCAAGAAGCGTTCGACACTGACCATCGTCACCCACGCCCTGACCGACAAGATCATCTTCGAAGGCAAACGTGCGGTCGGCGTGCGTTACCTGGTAGGCGCCGCCGAAGAGCGCGTCGAAGCCCGCGCCCGCAAGGAAGTACTGCTGTGCTCCGGCGCCATCGCCTCGCCGCAGATCCTGCAACGTTCCGGTGTCGGCCCCGCCAAGCTGCTGGAAAGCCTCGACATCCCGGTGGTTCACGACCTGCCAGGCGTCGGTGAAAACCTGCAGGATCACTTGGAGCTGTACCTGCAATACGCCTGCACCCAGCCGGTTTCGCTGTACCCGTCGCTGCTCTGGTACAACCAGCCAGCCATCGGCGCCGAATGGCTGTTCAACGGCACCGGCATCGGCGCCAGCAACCAATTCGAGGCCGGCGGTTTCATCCGCACCCGTCCGGATTTCGATTGGCCGAACATCCAGTACCACTTCCTGCCGGTGGCGATTAACTACAACGGCAGCAACGGCGTGAAGGAACACGGTTTCCAGGCACACATGGGCTCCATGCGCTCGCCAAGCCGCGGCCGGATCCAGGCCAAGTCCAAGGACCCACGCCAGCACCCGAGCATTCTGTTCAACTACATGGCGACCGAGCAGGACTGGCAGGAATTTCGCGACGGCATCCGCCTGACCCGCGAGATCATGCAGCAGCCGGCGCTCGATCCGTTCCGTGGCCGCGAGATCAGCCCAGGCATCGAAGTGCAGACGGACGAGCAGTTGGACCAGTTCATCCGCGAACACGCCGAAACCGCCTTCCACCCGTCCTGCTCGTGCAAGATGGGCACCGACGACATGGCGGTGGTGGACGGCGAAGGCCGCGTGCATGGCATGCAAGGGTTGCGCGTGGTGGATGCTTCGATCATGCCGATCATCACCACCGGCAACCTGAACGCGCCAACGATCATGATGGCCGAGAAAATCGCCGACAAGATCCGCGGTCGCAAGCCGCTGCCACGTAGCACCGCCCCGTACTTCGTGGCCGGCGACGCGCCAGTGCGTGGCAAGCCACTGCGGGAAGTCGGGCCTAGCGCCCAGTAA
- a CDS encoding TldD/PmbA family protein — MFDFHPQLKQRFAALRTGAEFFSLRYVRESGQHLSVRKNVAEPPSLGRDEGAMLTVRVNGVEAYAATNDLSQAGLQAALERAEQHARGLKPHALLDLREHTVSSDRADYFSPHFDQAFPPLSDCYQLLGDESAAVPQDERLVNWQASIGLTQVEQIYLNSAGAELRQAQRFIYPALEVTAFDGHDSQTRTLGRENFGQQGGFDVISRSGLIGAGLRIADQALQLLLAPNTPQGPRDLLLMPDQMMLQIHESIGHPLELDRILGDERNYAGTSFVKASDFGHLQYGSSLLNVTFDPDIPEELASYSHDDEGSAASKQFLIREGLLLRPLGGALSQFRAGLDGVANSRACGWNRPPIDRMANLNIEPGDQSLEQLIQGIEHGVLMRTNRSWSIDDARNKFQFGCEWGQLIENGELKGVVKNPNYRGISAQFWKSLRAVGDASTSRVLGTPNCGKGEPNQVIRVGHASPACVFSNIDVFGGDA, encoded by the coding sequence ATGTTCGACTTCCACCCCCAGCTCAAGCAGCGTTTTGCTGCCCTGCGCACGGGCGCTGAATTCTTTTCCCTGCGTTACGTGCGCGAATCCGGCCAGCATTTGTCGGTGCGCAAGAATGTCGCCGAACCGCCCAGCCTGGGCCGTGATGAAGGGGCGATGCTCACCGTGCGGGTCAACGGGGTCGAGGCGTATGCCGCCACCAACGACCTGTCCCAGGCCGGCCTGCAAGCGGCGCTGGAGCGTGCCGAGCAACACGCGCGCGGGCTCAAGCCCCATGCCCTGTTGGACCTGCGCGAGCATACGGTGTCCAGCGACCGTGCCGATTACTTCTCGCCGCATTTCGACCAGGCCTTCCCACCACTGAGCGATTGCTACCAATTGCTCGGCGACGAGTCAGCCGCGGTGCCCCAGGACGAACGCCTGGTGAACTGGCAAGCCAGCATCGGCCTGACCCAGGTCGAGCAGATCTACCTCAACAGTGCCGGCGCTGAACTGCGCCAGGCCCAGCGCTTCATCTACCCGGCCCTGGAAGTCACCGCCTTCGACGGCCACGACAGCCAGACCCGCACCCTGGGTCGGGAAAACTTCGGCCAGCAAGGCGGCTTCGATGTGATCAGCCGCAGCGGCCTGATTGGCGCCGGGCTGAGAATTGCCGACCAGGCCCTGCAGTTGCTGCTGGCGCCGAACACGCCGCAAGGCCCCCGCGACCTGCTGCTGATGCCCGACCAGATGATGTTGCAGATCCACGAATCCATCGGTCACCCGCTGGAACTGGACCGCATCCTGGGGGACGAGCGCAATTACGCCGGCACCAGCTTCGTCAAGGCCAGCGATTTCGGCCACCTGCAATACGGCTCCAGCCTGTTGAACGTGACCTTCGACCCGGACATTCCCGAAGAACTGGCGAGCTACAGTCATGACGACGAAGGCAGCGCCGCCAGCAAACAATTCCTGATCCGCGAAGGCCTGTTGCTGCGCCCACTGGGCGGCGCACTGTCGCAGTTTCGCGCAGGCCTGGACGGCGTCGCCAACAGCCGCGCCTGCGGCTGGAACCGTCCGCCCATCGACCGCATGGCGAACCTGAACATCGAACCCGGCGACCAGTCCTTGGAACAACTGATCCAGGGCATCGAGCACGGCGTGTTGATGCGCACCAACCGCTCATGGTCCATCGACGACGCCCGCAACAAATTCCAGTTCGGCTGCGAGTGGGGCCAGTTGATCGAGAACGGCGAGCTAAAGGGCGTGGTGAAGAACCCCAACTACCGGGGTATTTCCGCGCAATTCTGGAAGAGCCTGCGCGCCGTGGGCGATGCCAGCACCTCCCGGGTCCTCGGCACGCCGAACTGTGGCAAGGGCGAACCGAACCAGGTCATCCGCGTCGGCCATGCGTCACCGGCGTGCGTGTTCAGCAACATTGATGTGTTTGGGGGAGATGCCTGA
- a CDS encoding TldD/PmbA family protein, giving the protein MSTLNNEAEAFKVLVDWLRAALHEQEQFTLGYAAESSAFVRFNHALVRQAGQVQQANVSFKLIDDGRHADLQITLSGDTESDLQRLSEGLQQLRDTLPLLPRDPYLLLNHNHWQSHNVQDHPLPDTEQAVAEITRAAKGLDLVGFYAAGPISRGFASSSGAFGWHQANSFNFDFSLFHENGQAVKASYAGHAWSSEGFAQRFEQAREQLAFLGRPLRTLPPGEYRAYLAPAALEEIMGMLSWGGFSARAIASKQSPLQKFYANEASLSPNVWLSEQVSGSLSPAFSDEGYPRDDLELIAKGTANAQLINSRSAAEYGLTANGASSYEYPTALDMQGGQLEHNNILEQLGTGLYISNLWYLNYSDQPAARLTGMTRFATFWVENGQIVAPVSTMRFDDSVYGLLGSQLEALTRERELLLSASTYSQRATASMLLPGALVKRLTLTL; this is encoded by the coding sequence ATGAGCACCCTTAATAATGAGGCCGAGGCATTCAAGGTATTGGTCGACTGGCTGCGCGCTGCCCTGCATGAGCAGGAACAGTTCACCTTGGGTTATGCCGCCGAGTCCTCGGCCTTCGTGCGCTTCAACCACGCCCTGGTGCGCCAGGCCGGGCAGGTGCAGCAGGCCAATGTCAGTTTCAAATTGATCGACGACGGACGCCATGCCGACTTGCAGATCACTTTGTCCGGCGACACCGAGAGCGACCTGCAACGCCTGTCCGAAGGCCTGCAACAGCTGCGCGACACCTTGCCGCTGCTGCCCCGCGATCCGTATCTGCTGCTCAACCACAACCACTGGCAGAGCCATAACGTGCAGGACCATCCACTGCCGGACACCGAACAGGCCGTGGCTGAAATTACCCGTGCCGCCAAAGGCCTGGACCTGGTGGGATTCTATGCGGCCGGGCCCATCAGCCGAGGTTTCGCCAGTTCTTCGGGAGCGTTTGGCTGGCATCAGGCCAACAGCTTCAACTTCGATTTCAGCCTGTTCCATGAAAACGGCCAGGCCGTGAAAGCCAGTTACGCCGGGCATGCGTGGAGCAGCGAAGGATTCGCCCAGCGCTTCGAACAGGCCCGCGAGCAACTGGCATTCCTGGGCCGACCACTGCGCACGCTACCGCCCGGCGAATACCGCGCCTACCTGGCGCCGGCCGCCCTGGAAGAGATCATGGGCATGCTCAGTTGGGGCGGGTTCTCGGCCCGGGCAATTGCCAGCAAGCAGAGCCCGCTGCAGAAGTTCTACGCCAACGAAGCAAGCTTGAGCCCCAACGTGTGGCTGAGCGAACAGGTCAGCGGCTCCTTGAGCCCAGCGTTTTCCGACGAAGGTTATCCCCGTGACGACCTGGAGCTGATCGCCAAGGGCACGGCCAATGCGCAGTTGATCAACTCCCGCAGCGCCGCCGAATACGGCCTCACCGCCAACGGCGCCAGCAGCTACGAATACCCCACGGCACTGGACATGCAGGGCGGGCAACTGGAGCACAACAATATCCTCGAACAACTCGGCACCGGCCTGTACATCAGCAACCTCTGGTACCTGAACTACTCGGACCAACCGGCCGCCCGCCTGACCGGCATGACCCGCTTCGCCACGTTCTGGGTCGAGAACGGCCAGATCGTAGCGCCGGTCAGCACCATGCGTTTCGACGACAGCGTCTACGGCCTGCTCGGCTCGCAACTCGAAGCCCTGACTCGGGAACGGGAATTGCTGCTTTCGGCCAGTACCTACAGCCAGCGAGCCACGGCCTCGATGTTGTTGCCGGGGGCGCTGGTCAAGCGATTGACCTTGACGCTGTAA
- the mdtD gene encoding multidrug transporter subunit MdtD has product MKPTDTRTQTRGPMPNRAPLDAVTARWLPWVVAIAFFMQSLDGTILNTALPAMASDLAENPLRMQGVIIAYMLTVALLIPASGWIADRFGTKKIFFGAILLFSFGSLLCALSSSLSMLIGARVIQGLGGALMLPVGRLVVLRAYPRSELVRIMGFITIPGLLGPLIGPTMGGWMVEYLTWHWIFIINLPVGVIGCYAVWKFIPDLRGSERTRFDGLGFLLFGAAMVLITIAMEGLGELHLPHLRVMLLLFGGMACLAAYWLRAGHVENALFPPSLFKTRTFAVGILGNLFARLGSGALPFLVPLLLQVALGYSPSQAGMSMLPLAAAAMVAKSVARPLIERFGYRTVLTGNTLALGLMLASMGLVNEQTPYWLLLAQLAVLGAINSLQFTAMNTVTLIDLDDASASSGNSLLSVVAQLSLSLGVACAGALLGGFTAQVGNDGVETVLGAFQLTFVTVGVMAMLAATIFSQLSKQDGRRVKRPDEHIEH; this is encoded by the coding sequence ATGAAGCCAACAGACACCCGAACACAAACAAGAGGTCCCATGCCCAACCGTGCACCGCTCGACGCCGTCACCGCCCGCTGGCTTCCGTGGGTGGTGGCGATCGCCTTCTTCATGCAGTCCCTGGACGGGACCATCCTCAACACCGCCCTGCCCGCCATGGCCAGCGACCTGGCGGAAAACCCGCTGCGCATGCAGGGCGTGATCATTGCCTACATGCTCACCGTGGCGCTGCTGATCCCGGCCTCGGGCTGGATCGCCGACCGCTTCGGCACCAAGAAGATTTTCTTCGGGGCGATCCTGCTGTTCAGCTTCGGCTCGCTGCTGTGCGCCTTGTCCAGTTCGTTGAGCATGCTGATCGGCGCCCGGGTCATCCAGGGCCTGGGCGGAGCGCTGATGCTGCCGGTGGGCAGGCTGGTGGTGCTGCGGGCGTATCCGCGCTCGGAACTGGTGCGGATCATGGGCTTCATCACTATTCCCGGCCTGCTCGGCCCACTGATCGGCCCGACCATGGGTGGCTGGATGGTGGAGTACCTGACCTGGCACTGGATCTTCATCATCAACCTGCCGGTGGGCGTGATCGGTTGTTATGCCGTGTGGAAGTTCATCCCCGACCTGCGGGGCAGCGAACGCACGCGGTTCGATGGGCTGGGGTTCCTGCTGTTCGGCGCGGCGATGGTGCTGATCACCATCGCCATGGAAGGCCTGGGTGAACTGCACTTGCCGCACCTGCGCGTGATGTTGCTGCTGTTCGGCGGCATGGCCTGCCTGGCGGCCTATTGGCTGCGGGCCGGGCATGTCGAGAACGCGCTGTTCCCACCGTCACTGTTCAAGACCCGGACCTTCGCCGTGGGTATTCTTGGCAACCTGTTCGCGCGCCTGGGCAGCGGCGCCCTGCCGTTCCTGGTGCCGTTGCTGCTGCAAGTCGCCCTGGGCTATTCACCGTCCCAGGCCGGGATGAGCATGCTGCCCCTGGCGGCGGCGGCCATGGTCGCCAAGTCCGTGGCCCGACCGTTGATCGAGCGCTTCGGCTACCGCACCGTGTTGACCGGCAACACCCTGGCCCTGGGCCTGATGCTGGCGAGCATGGGCCTGGTCAACGAGCAGACGCCGTACTGGCTGCTGCTGGCGCAACTGGCGGTGCTGGGGGCGATCAACTCGCTGCAATTCACGGCGATGAACACCGTGACCCTGATCGACCTGGACGACGCGAGCGCCAGCAGCGGCAACAGCCTGCTGTCGGTGGTGGCGCAACTGTCCCTGAGCCTTGGTGTGGCCTGCGCAGGTGCCTTGCTCGGCGGCTTTACCGCCCAGGTGGGCAATGATGGGGTGGAGACAGTGCTGGGGGCGTTCCAACTGACCTTCGTGACGGTGGGAGTCATGGCGATGCTGGCGGCGACGATTTTTTCCCAGTTATCGAAACAGGATGGACGGCGGGTCAAGCGACCGGATGAGCATATCGAGCATTAA
- the dbpA gene encoding ATP-dependent RNA helicase DbpA yields MLANLESLGYAQMTPIQAQSLPVILKGMDLIAQAKTGSGKTAAFGIGLLNPINPRFFGCQALVMCPTRELADQVAKEIRRLARAEDNIKVLTLCGGVSFGPQIASLEHGAHIIVGTPGRIQQHLRKGSLVLDGLNTLILDEADRMLDMGFYDAIEDIIQQTPERRQTLLFSATYPVGIKQLSSKFMRNPQQVKAEAFHSDAQIEQRFYEISPEERMDAVVKVLAHFRPASCVAFCFTKQQVQETVDHLTSKGISAVGLHGDLEQRDRDQVLAMFANRSTSVLVATDVAARGLDIDALDMVINVELARDSEIHIHRVGRTGRAGEKGIAISLVAPSEAHRAQAIEQLQKSPLSWDQLDNLKPQGGGPLLPAMSTLCIGAGRKDKVRPGDILGALTGEAGIPGTQVGKIAIFDFQAYVAVERGIAKQALQRLNDGKIKGRSLRVRIL; encoded by the coding sequence ATGCTGGCTAACCTCGAATCACTCGGTTATGCCCAGATGACGCCGATCCAGGCGCAAAGCTTGCCGGTGATCCTCAAGGGCATGGACCTGATCGCCCAGGCCAAGACCGGCAGCGGCAAGACCGCCGCCTTCGGCATCGGCCTGCTGAACCCGATCAACCCGCGTTTCTTCGGCTGCCAGGCCCTGGTGATGTGCCCGACCCGTGAGCTGGCCGACCAGGTCGCCAAGGAAATCCGTCGCCTGGCCCGCGCCGAAGACAACATCAAGGTCCTGACCCTGTGCGGCGGCGTGTCCTTCGGCCCGCAGATCGCCTCCCTCGAACACGGCGCCCACATCATCGTCGGCACGCCAGGACGCATCCAGCAGCACCTGCGCAAGGGCTCGCTGGTGCTGGATGGCCTCAACACGCTGATCCTCGACGAAGCCGATCGCATGCTCGACATGGGTTTCTACGACGCCATCGAAGACATCATCCAGCAGACCCCGGAACGCCGCCAGACGCTGCTGTTCTCCGCCACCTACCCGGTAGGCATCAAGCAACTGTCGTCCAAGTTCATGCGTAACCCGCAGCAAGTGAAGGCCGAGGCGTTCCACTCCGACGCGCAGATCGAACAGCGCTTCTACGAGATCTCCCCCGAAGAGCGTATGGACGCAGTGGTCAAGGTGCTGGCGCATTTCCGCCCGGCTTCCTGCGTGGCGTTCTGCTTCACCAAGCAGCAGGTCCAGGAAACCGTCGACCACCTGACGTCCAAAGGCATCTCGGCCGTCGGCCTGCACGGCGACTTGGAACAGCGCGACCGTGACCAGGTGCTGGCGATGTTCGCCAACCGCAGCACCTCGGTGCTGGTGGCCACCGATGTGGCGGCCCGCGGCCTGGACATCGATGCGCTGGACATGGTGATCAACGTCGAACTGGCCCGGGACTCGGAAATCCACATCCACCGCGTCGGCCGCACTGGCCGCGCCGGTGAGAAAGGCATCGCCATCAGCCTCGTGGCGCCGTCCGAAGCCCACCGCGCCCAGGCCATCGAGCAACTGCAGAAGTCGCCGCTGAGCTGGGACCAACTGGACAACCTCAAGCCCCAAGGCGGCGGCCCGCTGTTGCCGGCCATGAGCACCCTGTGCATCGGTGCCGGGCGCAAGGACAAGGTCCGCCCCGGCGACATCCTCGGCGCCCTGACTGGCGAAGCCGGCATCCCCGGCACCCAGGTCGGCAAAATCGCGATCTTCGATTTCCAGGCCTATGTAGCCGTGGAGCGAGGGATCGCCAAACAGGCCCTGCAACGCCTGAACGATGGCAAGATCAAGGGCCGCTCGTTGCGGGTGCGGATCCTCTGA